From the Oryza glaberrima chromosome 5, OglaRS2, whole genome shotgun sequence genome, one window contains:
- the LOC127774605 gene encoding F-box protein SKP2A-like, with protein sequence MVSGRSANGELDACFRSLMLSIGSGRGQAEGGGAMPTLSGWKDLPIELLLRIMSIVGDDRMLVVASGVCTGWRDALGWGLTNLSLSRCQQNMNNLMISLAHKFTKLQVLTLRQNIPQLEDSAVEAVSSYCHDLRELDLSRSFRLSDRSLYALARGCPQLTKLNISGCSNFSDTALTYLTFHCKNFKCLNLCGCGKAATDRALQAIARNCGQLQSLNLGWCEDVTDKGVTSLASGCPDLRALDLCGCVLITDESVIALATGCPHLRSLGLYYCQNITDRAMYSLANSRVKSKRRRWDSVRSSSSKEEDGLANLNISQCTALTPPAVQAVCDSFPALHTCPGRHSLIISGCLSLTSVHCACALHPHRAGRTMVPSHAY encoded by the exons ATGGTTAGTGGGAGGTCAGCAAATGGGGAATTGGATGCATGCTTCAGAAGCCTCATGCTTTCGATCGGCAGCGGGAGGGGGCAGGCTGAAGGTGGTGGTGCAATGCCAACCTTGTCAGGCTGGAAGGACCTTCCTATTGAGCTGCTTCTGCGGATCATGTCGATAGTTGGAGATGACCGGATGCTTGTCGTGGCATCCGGTGTTTGCACTGGCTGGCGCGACGCGCTGGGATGGGGGCTTACTAATCTTTCCCTCTCACG GTGCCAGCAGAACATGAATAACTTAATGATATCACTTGCTCACAAGTTCACGAAGCTTCAAGTTCTCACTCTTCGCCAGAACATACCTCAGCTTGAAGACAGTGCAGTAGAGGCCGTTTCCAGCTACTGTCATGATCTACGTGAGTTAGACCTTAGCAGAAGTTTTAGGCTTAGTGACCGTTCCTTGTATGCATTAGCCCGTGGCTGCCCTCAGCTTACAAAATTAAACATTAGTGGATGTTCCAACTTCAGTGACACTGCCTTGACCTATCTTACTTTCCACTGTAAAAATTTTAAGTGCTTGAATCTATGTGGTTGTGGGAAGGCAGCAACCGACAGAGCTTTGCAG GCCATAGCCCGTAATTGCGGCCAGCTGCAATCATTGAACTTAGGTTGGTGTGAGGATGTCACAGATAAGGGAGTGACCAGCTTGGCATCAGGGTGCCCTGATCTCAGGGCTCTGGACTTGTGTGGTTGTGTTCTTATAACAG ATGAGAGTGTGATCGCTCTTGCCACTGGGTGTCCACACCTGCGATCTTTAGGCTTGTACTACTGCCAGAACATCACCGACCGAGCCATGTACTCCCTCGCAAACAGCCGGGTCAAGAGCAAACGCAGGAGGTGGGACAGTGTGAGGAGCAGCAGCTCTAAGGAAGAAGACGGTCTCGCAAACCTGAACATCAGCCAGTGCACCGCCCTGACACCCCCAGCGGTCCAGGCGGTCTGCGACTCCTTCCCGGCCCTCCACACTTGCCCTGGGAGGCACTCCCTGATCATCAGTGGCTGCCTCAGCCTGACGTCTGTCCACTGCGCCTGCGCCCTCCACCCGCACCGGGCTGGAAGAACCATGGTGCCTAGCCACGCATACTGA
- the LOC127772671 gene encoding bidirectional sugar transporter SWEET1b, which produces MEDLAKFLFGVSGNVIALFLFLSPVPTFWRIIRRKSTEDFSGVPYNMTLINCLLSAWYGLPFVSPNNILVSTINGAGAVIETAYVVVFLVFASTHKTRLRTLGLAAAVASVFAAVALVSLLALHGQHRKLLCGVAATVCSICMYASPLSIMRLVIKTKSVEYMPFLLSLAVFLCGTSWFIYGLLGRDPFVTIPNGCGSFLGAVQLVLYAIYRNNKGAGGGSGGKQAGDDDVEMAEGRNNKVADGGAADDDSTAGGKASTEV; this is translated from the exons ATGGAGGATTTGGCGAAGTTCTTGTTTGGAGTTTCTG GCAATGTCATCGCGCTCTTCCTCTTCTTATCCCCAGT GCCTACTTTCTGGAGGATCATTCGGAGGAAATCAACAGAGGATTTCTCTGGGGTGCCATACAACATGACACTCATCAACTGCCTCCTCTCTGCATG GTACGGGCTGCCGTTCGTGTCCCCAAACAACATCCTGGTGTCGACgatcaacggcgccggcgcggtgaTCGAGACGGCGTACGTGGTGGTGTTCCTCGTGTTCGCCTCCACCCACAAGACGCGGTTGCGCAcgctcggcctcgccgcggccgtcgcgtcggtgttcgcggcggtggcgctcgtctccctcctcgccctccacGGCCAGCACCGCAAGCTCCTCtgcggcgtcgccgccaccgtctgcTCCATCTGCATGTACGCCTCCCCCCTCTCCATCATG AGGCTGGTGATCAAGACGAAGAGCGTGGAGTACATGCCGTTCCTGCTGTCGCTGGCCGTGTTCCTGTGCGGCACGTCGTGGTTCATCTACGGCTTGCTCGGCCGCGACCCCTTCGTCACG ATTCCGAACGGGTGCGGGAGCTTTCTTGGCGCCGTGCAGCTGGTGCTCTACGCCATCTACCGCAACAAcaagggcgccggcggcggcagcggcggcaagcaggccggcgacgacgacgtggagaTGGCCGAGGGGAGGAACAACAaggtcgccgacggcggcgccgccgacgacgactcgACGGCCGGCGGCAAGGCGAGCACCGAAGTGTAG